In Pedobacter sp. WC2423, the following are encoded in one genomic region:
- a CDS encoding beta-galactosidase, which yields MKKLLLALLIVSIATISKGSKKDPQETLGKYAVSANSVVADTSKNGPQIPVIAILAIPENLTNVSRYQQLRASGVTMSYYHFSSADAMQAALDVGQQVGLKLFVSCPEIISDPEKTVRRFMNHPALAGYFLSDEPSRKDFLQVGKLVKRIRAIDNKHICYVNLFPNYQVEKYLGASTYNEYLDSFIKEVPTQIISFDHYPITGSTRQSVRPSFYQNLETIAKASQRSGRPFWAFALSVGQPPYPVPTLGALKLQVYSNLAYGAQGIQYFTYWTPSTPQFRTAAIGTDGRQTEVYQSLQQLNKEIKGLSGVFLGAKVVSVNHTGDVAPRGTRRLIKLPKPIALLKTDGLGAVVSVMKNKAKSYLVIVNHDFTTPMTVSIKCKPGVSRVQKDGSSVRQNSNINKVMVDPGDVAIYSWPYSMN from the coding sequence ATGAAAAAACTACTGCTAGCTCTATTAATTGTTTCAATTGCCACAATTAGCAAGGGAAGCAAAAAAGATCCACAAGAAACTTTAGGTAAATATGCTGTCAGCGCTAATTCTGTTGTTGCTGATACTTCAAAAAATGGGCCTCAAATCCCTGTAATTGCAATTCTGGCCATACCAGAAAATTTAACTAATGTTTCGCGTTATCAGCAGCTGCGTGCTTCTGGTGTAACTATGAGTTACTATCATTTTTCAAGTGCAGATGCTATGCAGGCGGCATTGGATGTGGGACAGCAAGTCGGGCTTAAGTTATTTGTTTCCTGTCCTGAGATAATCAGTGATCCTGAAAAGACTGTAAGGCGCTTTATGAATCATCCGGCGCTTGCTGGTTATTTTTTGTCAGATGAACCATCACGCAAGGATTTTCTTCAAGTGGGGAAACTGGTGAAAAGGATAAGAGCGATTGATAATAAACATATATGTTATGTTAATCTTTTTCCAAATTATCAGGTCGAAAAATATCTGGGTGCGAGCACCTATAATGAGTATTTGGATAGTTTTATAAAAGAAGTACCTACGCAGATCATATCTTTTGATCATTACCCAATTACCGGAAGTACCAGGCAATCAGTAAGGCCATCGTTTTATCAGAATTTAGAAACGATTGCTAAAGCAAGCCAAAGATCAGGCAGACCGTTCTGGGCTTTTGCGCTTTCTGTCGGTCAGCCACCTTATCCGGTACCAACATTGGGTGCATTGAAGTTACAGGTATACAGTAACCTGGCCTATGGAGCCCAGGGTATTCAGTATTTTACTTACTGGACACCATCAACCCCACAGTTTCGTACAGCTGCAATTGGTACCGATGGAAGGCAAACCGAAGTGTATCAGAGTTTACAACAATTAAATAAAGAAATTAAAGGTTTATCTGGTGTGTTTTTAGGCGCTAAGGTAGTTTCAGTAAACCATACTGGTGATGTGGCCCCAAGGGGTACACGCCGGTTAATTAAACTTCCTAAACCAATCGCATTACTTAAAACTGATGGATTGGGAGCAGTTGTTTCAGTGATGAAAAACAAAGCAAAATCATATCTGGTTATTGTTAATCACGATTTTACCACACCGATGACCGTATCTATAAAGTGTAAACCAGGCGTAAGCAGAGTTCAAAAAGATGGATCTTCAGTGAGACAAAATTCAAATATTAATAAAGTGATGGTTGACCCTGGTGATGTAGCTATTTACAGCTGGCCTTATTCGATGAACTAA
- a CDS encoding DUF2007 domain-containing protein, with the protein MDKIVIFETFYNPIEANIVKSRLMDADIQCFLSDENTIIMNPLYTQALGGVKLHLFERDVDLARSILGETIPVLETSEEEKGEYICPKCGSRNVGYVQATKRRFGILTMLVSIAFFVYPFHVKKVHHCFNCLHEY; encoded by the coding sequence ATGGATAAAATAGTCATATTTGAAACATTTTATAATCCTATAGAAGCAAATATTGTAAAATCAAGATTAATGGATGCAGACATTCAGTGTTTTTTATCCGATGAAAATACAATTATTATGAATCCTTTATATACACAGGCTCTGGGCGGTGTTAAACTTCATCTTTTTGAAAGAGATGTTGATTTAGCCAGAAGTATATTAGGAGAAACAATCCCTGTTTTAGAAACATCTGAAGAAGAAAAAGGAGAATACATTTGCCCCAAATGCGGATCCCGGAATGTTGGCTATGTTCAGGCTACTAAAAGACGATTTGGTATTTTGACGATGCTGGTATCTATAGCTTTTTTCGTTTATCCGTTCCATGTCAAGAAAGTCCATCACTGTTTTAACTGTCTCCACGAGTATTAA